A genomic stretch from Burkholderiaceae bacterium DAT-1 includes:
- a CDS encoding ferritin-like domain-containing protein, with translation MLYPELFQSLESARWNMAKDIPWEQFDGSKLTDEQAMTIKMNAITEWAALPATEMFLRDNRDDSDFSAFMSIWFYEEQKHALVMIEYLRRFRPDLVPTEQELHEVRFDFDPAPALETLMMHFCGEVRLTQWYRRAAEWHTEPVIRHIYETLSRDEGRHAGAYLKYMKRAIAQYGNQARTAFARLGYLMANTARSRRPLHPTNLHVSKTHFPRDTVQSRLPDPSWLEHWLDTQIDFNAECEARVSGGILRNLSNLLEQKFESVLELKQYLKSIDLSATPQAAG, from the coding sequence ATGCTTTACCCGGAACTGTTTCAATCACTGGAGTCGGCTCGCTGGAATATGGCGAAGGATATCCCCTGGGAGCAATTCGACGGCAGCAAGCTGACCGACGAGCAAGCCATGACCATCAAGATGAATGCCATCACCGAATGGGCGGCACTACCGGCTACCGAGATGTTTCTGCGCGACAACCGCGACGACTCCGACTTTTCGGCCTTTATGTCGATCTGGTTTTACGAAGAGCAGAAGCACGCGCTGGTGATGATTGAATATCTGCGTCGCTTCCGCCCGGATCTGGTTCCCACTGAACAAGAGCTGCACGAAGTCCGCTTCGACTTCGATCCGGCACCGGCACTGGAAACCCTGATGATGCATTTCTGTGGTGAGGTGCGCCTGACCCAGTGGTATCGCCGTGCGGCCGAATGGCACACCGAACCGGTGATCCGTCATATCTACGAAACCTTGTCACGCGACGAAGGCCGCCATGCTGGCGCCTATCTGAAATACATGAAGCGTGCGATTGCACAGTACGGCAATCAGGCTCGCACCGCATTTGCGCGCCTCGGCTATCTCATGGCCAATACCGCACGCAGCCGCCGACCCTTGCACCCAACCAATCTGCATGTGTCCAAAACCCATTTCCCGCGTGATACCGTGCAATCGCGCCTGCCCGATCCAAGCTGGCTGGAACATTGGCTGGATACACAGATTGATTTCAATGCCGAATGCGAAGCGCGAGTATCGGGCGGCATTTTGCGCAATCTATCCAATCTGCTGGAACAGAAATTCGAATCCGTGCTGGAGCTCAAGCAATACCTCAAGTCGATTGACCTGAGCGCTACTCCGCAAGCTGCGGGCTAA